One segment of Bradyrhizobium sp. WD16 DNA contains the following:
- a CDS encoding ABC transporter substrate-binding protein, translated as MTSPFFVSRRSLLSVLAGGLVAGSAGAQTRRGSDSDLGGVTLRVAHYKGGWRALLRAAGEDKTPYKIDWKELNNGVLHIEALNSDALDLGSGSEIPAMFAARQNANVRFIAVSHEDLNTQVTVAAKDSPIRSIADLKGRKVGYVRATTAHYFLSKQLEEVGLSFNDIDAINLTPSDGYSAFTSGKLDAWAIYGYNGQLAISRQGARLLKTGVGYLSGNFPVYANPKAIDDALRHAAMADLLLRIQRAYAFANKNFPVYAAAQVAETHLPLDDILDQFAHRSTDFSLVGVTPDIPDTHQKVADTFLKLGVLDTRVEVARFWDTSFSEILANGAAKLATQ; from the coding sequence GTGACCAGCCCGTTTTTCGTCTCCCGTCGTTCCCTGCTCAGCGTGCTTGCGGGAGGCCTCGTCGCCGGCAGCGCAGGAGCGCAAACCAGGCGAGGCTCGGATAGCGATCTCGGCGGGGTCACGCTGCGCGTGGCCCATTACAAGGGCGGTTGGCGCGCCCTGCTTCGGGCCGCCGGGGAAGACAAGACGCCATACAAGATCGACTGGAAGGAGCTCAACAACGGCGTCCTGCACATCGAGGCGCTCAACAGCGATGCCCTCGATCTCGGTTCGGGCAGCGAAATTCCTGCAATGTTCGCCGCCCGCCAAAATGCCAATGTGCGCTTCATCGCTGTGTCGCACGAGGACCTCAACACCCAGGTCACCGTCGCTGCCAAGGATTCGCCGATACGTTCGATCGCGGATCTCAAGGGCAGGAAGGTCGGTTACGTGCGCGCAACGACCGCCCACTATTTCCTGTCCAAGCAGCTCGAGGAGGTCGGCCTTTCCTTCAACGACATCGACGCCATCAACCTGACGCCGTCCGACGGCTATTCGGCCTTCACCTCCGGTAAGCTCGATGCCTGGGCGATCTACGGTTACAATGGTCAGCTCGCCATATCCAGGCAGGGAGCGCGCCTCCTGAAGACCGGCGTTGGCTATCTTTCCGGAAATTTCCCGGTCTATGCCAACCCGAAGGCCATCGACGACGCCTTGCGTCATGCGGCCATGGCCGACCTTTTGCTCCGGATCCAGCGCGCCTATGCCTTTGCCAACAAGAATTTCCCGGTCTACGCCGCGGCACAAGTGGCCGAAACGCATTTGCCGCTCGACGATATCCTCGATCAGTTCGCCCATCGCAGCACCGACTTTTCGCTCGTCGGCGTGACACCGGATATACCCGATACCCATCAAAAGGTCGCCGACACCTTCCTCAAGCTCGGCGTTCTCGACACCCGGGTCGAAGTCGCAAGGTTCTGGGACACCAGCTTCAGCGAGATCCTCGCCAACGGCGCGGCCAAGCTGGCAACGCAGTGA
- a CDS encoding TonB-dependent siderophore receptor, producing the protein MLALDVSAAQGQQLPSSSQLPPIEVSPPATQNRTGTKRSRDSGSRPRPAAPIGATSNATEQKEDARNAVQTPLNTGTVAESASRLGLSAREVPATIEVIGQQTIGDRGYRTVTEVAQGAVGVTSGDNPAEPSAFSMRGFTNSQINVLYNGIKVGPQNMTSRFMDTANLESVEFLKGPASLMSGEGASGGAVNFVTKQPHTGPIRNEALFSYDSLSSFRSYYGSGGSTNIQGLDYRFDISRSSLSGFVDDTNTGLLDVSGRLNYRLSDNFKIWGAIEYKEDRSKAYWGAPLVSAAFSGPHATTGIVSGSYVSNYNGSNLGPVTIDDRTFTTNYNVLDNHTDAKELWLRGGFELTVAPNLTLKSQVYGYGAEREWFNNEVEAFNASLNLVDRERFFVAHNQKLAGSITDLTWDSDIAGLGNRLVATFAASGLDFVRPGAANFPHDLVTLVDPIRGYYGPLTTQQQTARIDNESLSVEDRLKITRTFALVGGLRLEHIGLDRNSTDVNGAEKAGFPFSKSWTPLTGRIGYTWEAIPGLTFFSQYATGADVSANNTFLLGPRQPLDLTTSRTYETGVKHLFWDNRAEWSFSLFDVLRKNVYAAAGGMQLNIAGRQESKGVELAAAIRLTPAWKIWGNVAYVDARYADYTFAGGSFSGNAPPNVPRVVANAGTSYQFSTPWPVEVGISARHVGDRYNTDANTVALKAYTVADAYAFVDIPKSVFDAVEQTRVTFRIRNLTDKRYAIWGDPFYPDQVLLGAPRTYELSAAFKW; encoded by the coding sequence ATGCTCGCGCTTGACGTCTCTGCCGCGCAGGGACAGCAGCTTCCCTCTTCCAGTCAGCTGCCGCCTATCGAGGTCTCTCCGCCGGCGACCCAAAATCGAACGGGGACAAAGCGGAGCCGCGATTCGGGATCGCGCCCGCGCCCGGCAGCACCAATCGGAGCGACATCCAACGCCACCGAGCAGAAGGAAGACGCCCGAAACGCGGTGCAGACGCCGCTCAACACCGGAACCGTTGCCGAAAGCGCTTCGCGACTGGGCTTGAGCGCGCGCGAGGTTCCCGCGACCATCGAAGTGATCGGGCAACAGACCATCGGCGACCGCGGCTATCGAACAGTAACGGAAGTGGCGCAGGGCGCGGTCGGCGTGACGTCGGGCGATAATCCCGCCGAGCCGTCAGCCTTCTCAATGCGCGGCTTTACCAACAGCCAGATCAATGTGCTCTACAATGGCATCAAGGTCGGCCCTCAGAACATGACGTCTCGGTTCATGGACACGGCCAATCTGGAAAGCGTCGAATTCCTGAAAGGACCCGCTTCTCTTATGTCAGGAGAAGGCGCGAGTGGCGGCGCCGTCAATTTCGTGACGAAACAACCGCACACCGGCCCGATCCGGAACGAGGCGCTCTTCTCATACGACTCACTATCGTCCTTCCGCAGTTACTACGGCTCAGGCGGAAGCACCAACATTCAGGGACTGGACTACCGGTTCGATATCAGCCGGTCGTCGCTAAGCGGCTTTGTCGACGATACGAACACCGGGTTACTGGATGTGTCAGGTCGACTGAACTACCGCCTATCGGACAATTTCAAGATCTGGGGGGCCATCGAGTACAAGGAAGACCGGTCGAAGGCCTACTGGGGCGCACCGCTGGTCTCTGCCGCATTCAGCGGCCCCCATGCCACGACCGGCATCGTCTCCGGAAGCTACGTCTCGAACTACAATGGTTCGAATCTCGGGCCCGTCACGATCGATGACCGCACCTTCACGACCAATTACAACGTACTCGACAACCATACCGATGCAAAGGAGCTGTGGCTTCGTGGCGGTTTCGAGCTCACTGTTGCGCCGAATCTGACACTGAAGAGCCAAGTCTATGGTTACGGCGCGGAACGTGAGTGGTTCAACAACGAGGTGGAAGCATTCAACGCCAGTCTGAACCTGGTCGATCGAGAGCGGTTCTTCGTGGCGCACAACCAGAAACTGGCGGGAAGCATCACCGATTTGACGTGGGACTCCGACATCGCGGGCTTGGGAAACCGATTGGTGGCAACCTTTGCGGCGAGCGGCCTCGACTTCGTCCGCCCGGGCGCGGCCAATTTCCCGCACGACCTGGTCACGCTGGTCGATCCGATCAGGGGATACTACGGGCCTCTGACGACGCAGCAGCAGACCGCAAGGATCGACAATGAGTCACTGTCAGTAGAAGACCGCCTGAAGATCACGCGAACATTCGCGCTCGTTGGCGGCTTGCGGCTGGAGCATATCGGGCTCGACCGAAATTCGACCGATGTCAACGGCGCGGAGAAGGCGGGCTTTCCGTTCTCAAAATCCTGGACGCCGCTGACGGGCCGGATCGGCTATACTTGGGAAGCCATCCCCGGCCTGACCTTCTTCAGCCAATATGCCACCGGTGCGGACGTCTCGGCGAACAACACCTTCCTGCTCGGGCCGCGCCAGCCGCTCGATTTGACCACGTCCCGCACCTATGAGACGGGCGTCAAGCACCTGTTCTGGGACAACAGGGCGGAATGGTCCTTCTCCTTATTCGACGTCTTGCGAAAGAACGTCTATGCAGCGGCCGGTGGAATGCAGCTCAACATCGCCGGACGGCAGGAATCGAAGGGCGTGGAACTGGCTGCCGCCATCCGCCTGACGCCGGCGTGGAAGATCTGGGGCAACGTCGCCTATGTCGATGCGCGGTATGCCGACTACACCTTTGCCGGCGGCTCGTTTTCCGGGAATGCCCCGCCGAACGTACCCCGTGTCGTAGCCAACGCCGGAACGTCCTATCAATTCTCCACCCCTTGGCCTGTTGAGGTCGGCATATCCGCACGTCACGTCGGCGATCGGTACAACACCGATGCCAACACGGTTGCGCTGAAGGCCTACACCGTCGCGGATGCCTATGCATTCGTCGACATCCCAAAGTCCGTCTTCGATGCAGTCGAGCAGACCCGGGTGACGTTCCGCATACGAAATCTGACGGACAAGCGTTATGCCATTTGGGGTGATCCGTTCTATCCCGATCAGGTTCTGCTCGGAGCTCCGCGAACCTATGAGCTTTCCGCCGCATTCAAATGGTGA
- a CDS encoding PepSY domain-containing protein, with product MYLLRLTHRWLGVAFCALFAMWFASGIVMHFVPFPSLKETQRFEGLIPIDLSLVVRDPSEAVIAGGINDATRVRLLQRIDGPVYVVSGTSGTRSVHAGDLSTAAVAGAQLALDIAKDNARRRGMDASRAIATAVTDYDQWTVPNAFDRHRPLYRVALQDANGTEIYVSSMTGEVVLDTTRSQRWWNYAGSVVHWIYPTSLRNRWTLWDAVVWRLSLLAMIAAISGSVLGVARWRPLSRRLKWSRAGWQGWHHLLGLICGSFVLTWTFSGWLSMDHGRLFSRGQLTEAERMALGTPPLWRDPTENHSQKISSTAREVEWFVFDGRFYRRERIGFDGQTLVPMAGAGSRSPGGFLEAGEVGDLVQRLADGCAAPRIVATNDHYPVRSSVPGAPVYRSICNDVWLQVDGASGEILERLDRSRRAYRWLYSALHTADLPGLRSHPYLQSALIVSLCGFGLLFSATGVVIGWRRLRSTVSARKGMSGRR from the coding sequence ATGTATCTGCTTCGGTTAACTCATCGATGGCTGGGGGTGGCGTTCTGCGCGTTGTTCGCCATGTGGTTCGCGAGCGGGATCGTGATGCACTTTGTTCCGTTCCCGTCCCTGAAAGAGACGCAGCGGTTCGAAGGCTTGATCCCGATCGACCTGTCGCTAGTCGTCCGAGACCCCAGTGAGGCGGTGATCGCCGGCGGGATCAATGATGCGACGCGAGTCCGGCTGCTGCAGCGAATCGACGGGCCGGTCTATGTGGTGAGCGGAACGTCAGGCACCAGATCTGTCCACGCCGGCGACCTCTCCACTGCTGCCGTCGCGGGCGCTCAATTGGCGCTCGATATCGCCAAGGACAACGCACGTCGTCGCGGAATGGACGCATCACGGGCAATTGCGACCGCGGTGACGGACTACGACCAATGGACGGTTCCGAACGCATTCGACCGGCATAGGCCATTGTATCGCGTCGCCTTGCAGGACGCGAACGGAACCGAAATCTACGTCTCCTCTATGACCGGCGAGGTTGTTCTCGACACCACTCGATCACAGCGGTGGTGGAATTATGCCGGCAGCGTCGTGCACTGGATATATCCAACGTCCTTGCGAAATCGATGGACGTTATGGGACGCGGTGGTATGGCGGCTGTCCCTGCTGGCCATGATTGCGGCCATCTCGGGCAGCGTGCTCGGTGTGGCCAGATGGAGGCCGCTCTCACGCCGTCTCAAATGGTCGCGCGCCGGTTGGCAGGGCTGGCACCACCTGCTCGGACTCATCTGCGGGAGCTTTGTGCTCACCTGGACTTTCAGCGGCTGGCTGTCGATGGATCATGGCCGCCTGTTTTCCCGTGGCCAGTTGACCGAGGCGGAACGCATGGCGCTCGGGACGCCGCCGCTGTGGCGTGACCCGACCGAGAACCATTCCCAGAAAATCTCTTCGACCGCGAGAGAGGTCGAATGGTTCGTGTTTGACGGACGGTTCTACCGTCGAGAACGAATCGGATTCGACGGCCAAACGCTCGTCCCAATGGCGGGAGCCGGATCGCGATCACCCGGCGGCTTCCTGGAAGCTGGCGAAGTCGGCGATCTCGTCCAACGACTTGCCGATGGATGTGCTGCGCCCAGGATCGTGGCGACGAACGATCACTATCCGGTCAGATCGTCCGTGCCCGGAGCCCCCGTCTATCGCTCGATCTGCAACGATGTCTGGCTTCAGGTCGACGGCGCGAGCGGCGAGATTCTGGAGAGACTCGATCGATCGCGACGAGCCTATCGATGGCTGTACAGCGCGCTTCATACCGCGGATTTACCCGGTCTCCGGTCGCATCCTTACCTGCAGAGCGCATTGATCGTCTCGTTATGCGGCTTCGGCTTACTCTTCAGCGCCACAGGCGTCGTGATCGGCTGGCGTCGGCTCCGGTCGACGGTGTCAGCAAGGAAGGGCATGAGCGGGCGAAGGTGA
- a CDS encoding HdeD family acid-resistance protein, whose protein sequence is MTQVSGNLNLDQSRPGPKPWQVRSAWIIALGVIYVIAGIIALGSMLTATVASVLVVGTMMMIVGLAEIVSAFQLDSWSKTVLWGLIGVLYVVAGFVTFENPLLAAAFLTLVLGVSLTASGLVRIVLAFGMKHEAPWVWIALSGLVTFLLGLIILSHWPIDTLYVLGLFLGIDLIVAGAGWLGIGFGLRER, encoded by the coding sequence ATGACCCAAGTTTCCGGCAACTTAAATCTCGATCAATCCCGGCCAGGGCCCAAGCCATGGCAGGTCAGGTCGGCCTGGATCATCGCGCTCGGCGTCATCTACGTGATCGCCGGCATCATCGCGCTGGGCAGCATGCTGACAGCGACGGTCGCCAGCGTCCTCGTAGTCGGCACCATGATGATGATCGTCGGCCTCGCCGAAATCGTCAGTGCGTTCCAGCTCGACAGCTGGAGCAAGACCGTGCTGTGGGGGCTGATCGGCGTGCTCTACGTCGTCGCCGGCTTCGTCACCTTCGAGAATCCACTGCTCGCCGCGGCGTTTCTCACCTTGGTCCTCGGCGTGTCGCTGACGGCGTCCGGCCTCGTCCGCATCGTTCTCGCCTTCGGCATGAAGCACGAGGCGCCATGGGTCTGGATCGCGCTGTCCGGCCTCGTCACGTTCCTGCTTGGCCTGATCATCCTGTCGCACTGGCCGATCGATACGCTTTATGTGCTCGGCCTGTTCCTCGGCATCGACCTGATCGTCGCCGGCGCGGGCTGGCTCGGTATCGGCTTCGGCCTGCGGGAGCGTTGA
- a CDS encoding protease inhibitor Inh/omp19 family protein: MAARPGLRRVLPAVLAALVAAIPAAVVLPAPSRAEEGRSLAAEMVGQWELSTAERSKTCVITLKSDAATGGMKLELENGCAAALPFTRDIVAWSIKGLDIVRLQDAKGQPVIDVTEVESGIFEGQRPNEGVYLLQNLAAARALTKSMDQMIGDWSVVRGDDRAVCGLTLTNTETVPDSYAVYLKPRCDAVLKTFGPVVWRLERGELQLINAKGEIWRFEADDNAQWRRVPDTADPFILVRQ; this comes from the coding sequence GTGGCGGCGCGGCCGGGACTGCGGCGCGTGCTGCCGGCAGTGCTCGCCGCGCTGGTCGCGGCGATTCCGGCGGCAGTCGTGTTGCCGGCGCCCAGCCGCGCCGAGGAGGGCCGCAGCCTCGCTGCCGAAATGGTCGGCCAGTGGGAGCTGTCCACTGCCGAGCGCAGCAAGACCTGCGTCATCACCTTGAAGAGCGATGCCGCCACCGGCGGCATGAAGCTCGAGCTGGAGAATGGCTGCGCCGCGGCGCTGCCCTTCACCCGCGACATCGTCGCCTGGAGCATCAAGGGGCTCGACATCGTCCGCCTGCAGGATGCCAAGGGACAGCCGGTGATCGACGTCACCGAAGTCGAGAGCGGCATCTTCGAGGGACAGCGGCCGAACGAGGGCGTTTATTTGTTGCAGAACCTCGCGGCGGCCCGGGCGCTCACCAAGTCCATGGACCAGATGATCGGCGACTGGTCGGTGGTGCGCGGCGACGACCGCGCCGTCTGTGGCCTGACCCTGACCAATACCGAAACCGTGCCGGACAGCTACGCGGTCTATCTCAAGCCGCGCTGCGACGCGGTTCTCAAGACCTTCGGCCCGGTGGTGTGGCGGCTGGAGCGCGGCGAATTGCAGCTGATCAACGCCAAGGGCGAGATCTGGCGCTTCGAGGCCGACGACAACGCCCAGTGGCGGCGCGTTCCCGACACCGCCGATCCTTTCATCCTGGTGCGGCAATAG